The sequence CATGGAGCGTTTCTGCGCTCCCATCCGAGGTCagcctcgggcgagtcatgatTGCATCTCTTGCCTGAGGTTGGCCTTGGGCGAGTAAGAACTGCATCTCCCgttcgaggttggcctcgggcgagacgaaacAATGTCTCCcatccgaggttggcctcgggcgagacggaacagCGTCTCCCGTCCTAGATTCGCCTTGGGCGTCCAAGGTTGGCCTCGAGTGAACAAAATAACATCTCCCtctgaggttggcctcgggcgaggcagaaTAGTGTCCCCcgtccgaggttggcctcgagcgAGACAGAACAACGTCTCCcgtccgaggttggcctcggacgAGACGGATCAACATTTCTGTGCTCGTAAGGGCCCGGTGGATATCTATCTCCCCCAGGTACTCAACTTAATACCCTTGTTACTATTTGGGCCCACCCCTGCTTAGCTGACCCCTTTGGATGTGAAAAGTTGGTGCTGTGTTTTTATATACATGGACTTATTTATTGGTACCACAAAGCCCACGTTGCAAGACTTCACTCCTTTACTGTCCCGGATAGAAGGCAAGTTCATGTCTTATCTTACCATGGAAGGCTCATCCGTGTGAACTTTTGTGTTTAGCCCTATCAACCTTATACTCCATCTGATGTCCTATTAGTTGTCATTTAGGACAACAAAACAGTCTCCAAAATATAGTTTTGACCAATGttttttttgttaaaatacaaatAATCTCTTAATACATATATACTTTTATAAAAAGTACTTTTTGAGACAAATTGgtgcatataaatattaggtttcaaaactaaataacaaaatagttatttgtagtcaCAATTTTATAAGTTTTACTCAAACCTTATCCAAAACGACAAATAATAGGACACCGGAGGGAGTATATGTGCAGCCTTCAAGTACCCCCCAATATTATCAAGCAAATAGACAAATACCTCAAGTATTGCCTTTGGAACATGGGATGCATTAATAGAAGAGGTTCTTGTTTGGCTGCATGGGAATCTGCTTGTAGACCAGAAAATGAAGGGGATTTGAGGATTATAGATGTGAATTGCCAAAACAGTGCCCTTTTACTCAAATACTTGGATAAACTCTATAATGCAGATATTCCTTAGGTAAAGCTAACTTGGATAAAATTGTATGCCAACAATCAAACCCCACCACAAGCAAGAATTCCACTTGGGATCCTTTTGGGTGGAAGGATGTCATGATACTTTTTAGCAAATTCAAAGGACTTAAGACCCGTACTTCAAAATACAGTGGAGCAGATGAGGAAGTCAACAAGATCTTCAGCATGCCAGTTTCCACACATGGTGGTAGTCAATTAGAAGAAGTACAGTCTATTTTATCGAGGATGAGGAAGAGTCTGATGTCTGGCACTGTTCCTGGGGATCAACTCAATATAGCAGCAAAAACCTTATTCCCTGCTACTAGGGACTGTGAAAGCCTCATCCCTTTTTTTTCTTGGTTCTAGTCCTGAAGCAATTTGGACAAACATAGGTATTAGAATATGCCTATAATTCCTTTTGGGCAAACATAGGTGTTGGAATATGCCTTGGAATATGATTTCCTGTACGCCTATAAATATAGGCCCTCCCTGTAACTTGTACTCTGTGGTTGATAGTAGATCTGTTTCCTCGTGGTTGTTTGCTCCTCCATATTGGAGGAGATTTTTCCACGTAAATCTTTGTGTCTATTTTATTTCCTAACAAGTGATATAGGAGCTAGGGTTAGACACATTATTTTTATCCACAttgtggccgccgccgccgctgggtTTTAAGGTTTCTCGTGTCAATCGTATTATCTTGAAGGGCAACCGTTTGAAAAATCTCTATTACTTGCAATGTTCAATAGTTGATGGTGAAGCTGTTTCTATTGCGTTCTAGAAGAGGGGTTATTTTGATGATACGAAGCCATGCTCGAGTTCCAAGTCTAATGATTCCTTAGACTTGGTTGATATTCAAATTTAGCATCCTAGTGGTGTTTGTGAAATGGTTCTATAGATTTAGAGTCAAGGGGAGATTTGTTGGAATATGCCTCTTATTCCTTTTATATATTTGGAATATGCTTTCCTGTACGCCTATAAATATAGGCCCTCCCTGTAACTTGTACTATGCGGTTGATAGTTGATCTATTTTCTCGTGGTTGTTTGCTCCTCTATATTGAAGGAGATTTTTTCACGTAAATCTTTGTGTCTATTTTATTTCCCTGACAATAGGTTTTTCTTCTAGATCCTCATCAGGGATAGACTCGATATAAGAAACCTTCTATGAAGGAAAAAAACAAGGCTCTTGATTACTATATCTGCGTTTTATGCAATTCAGGTTCTGAGGGGGCTAGTTTCCACCTCTCATTTAAATGTTCTTTGAGTCAATCTTGCTGGAACACAATTTCCATCAGTCGGAACCTGAGTCTGCAACCTTTAGACACACGATCACTGAGGCTAGAACAAGTTTTGACAGTCCCATTTTCAGAGAGATTTTCATCGCTCCTTGTTGGATCATCTGGACTACAAGAAATGAAGTTCTTTTGCTTTTTTTGAAAATAACCACATTAACCTAAATACTTGAAAAGCTCAATTCAAAGAGGAACTCTGTTTGATGTGTATCAAAGGCAAGGAAAGCCGATCGACAAGGTCCCCTCATTCTTTAGAGAGAGAGCTATAGTTAGGCCTTCTCGTTTGTTTCTTTTTGGGCCAGAAAGCCTTGTCTCCTTTGTAGCTTTACATTTGTATATAGTTCTTTTGTTAATGAAAACATAAAATTTAGGCAGGGAGCTCCTGTGCCGACTTGCTAAAAAAACTATGTCACTTAGGTTTACATTAAAAAAAAATGCATTTTTGAATACCTAAACTCGTTAAACGGTGCACTATAGGTTCATACTAACTGACCCCAGCCTTCTGATTCCCTCTTATTGTCATGCTGACCCAAGTCTGATTGACGCAGTTGATCCCTTCCCCTCAATGTTCCTCATCTGCGTGTCGCTGTGCCGCGCTGCCATTGATCGAGACCTTATCATCCGTATGGCACAAGAGCTAATGTAGCAGTACCCATGACACCTTATCACTTACACTTAAGGATATAGAAATCTATTTTTAAAGTTTGTAAACCTAATTAACATACACTTACAAAGTCGACGGTCTTAACTCTACACTAGAGTAATATACAGTAGGTAGTCCATGTGTGCTGGATCATAAGCTAGATTTGAGTAAATGCTTTATACTGATAGTATTATTGACAACACAAGAGCAACATATCACTGATTTAGATAAACTTCAGTTACTCCACTAAACACAGTATGTCATGTTCATGTCATGGTCTGAGTGTCTGACCATGGGTGGTCCcctacaaaacaaaacaaaagcgGCCAGCACGACCACAGGAGGGGCCAGCGAGGAGTGGCACCTGGGCGTGCCACGCGTGCACTCGGCATCTCCATAGCCCCAAGTCACCAATGGGAGGAGACTCCTTATCCGATGCTCTTATCCTGCGTTCTGTGGCCTCTGCTCAGCTGCTCGTAGATGGCGACAAACTCACCCGCCCTCACAAAGCGCCCTTCACGACACGCACCCACCCACCAGACAGACAGAGGAGAGGAGAAAGGGCAAAAGGCAACACCGCCCGCGACGACCACGATGGCAGCCTCGCTCCAAGTCCAAGCCGCGGCCACCTTGATGCAACCGGCCAAGATCGGCGGCCGGGCGCCGTCCGCCTCGCTGCCGTCGTCCCGCCCGTCGTCGCAACTCGCCAGGGCGTTCGGCGTCGACGCCGGCGCCGCCAGGATCACGTGCTCCCTCCAGTCCGACGTCAGGGACGTCGCCAGCAAGTGCGTCGACGCCGCCAAGCTCGCCGGCTTCGCgctcgccacctcggcgctcctcGTCTCGGTAAGTATAAGATAAGCGTGCATTATCAGCAAGCTTACGCTTACCTGTGCCTGCTCCTCAACAACGTCGATCGAAGCTGATGACACGTGTGTGCGCAGGGCGCGAGCGCGGAGGGCACGCCCAAGAGGCTGACCTACGACGAGATCCAGAGCAAGACGTACCTGGAGGTGAAGGGCACGGGCACGGCGAACCAGTGCCCGACCATCGACGGCGGCGTGGACTCGTTCCCGTTCAAGCCCGGCAAGTACCAGATGAAGAAGCTGTGCCTGGAGCCGACGTCCTTCACCGTCAAGGCGGAGGGCATCGCCAAGAACGCGCCGCCCGAGTTCCAGAAGACCAAGCTCATGACCCGCCTCACCTACACGCTGGACGAGATCGAGGGCCCGCTCGAGGTCGCCTCCGACGGCACCCTCAAGTTCGAGGAGAAGGACGGCATCGACTACGCCGCCGTCACCGTGCAGCTCCCGGGCGGCGAGCGCGTGCCCTTCCTCTTCACCGTCAAGCAGCTCGTCGCCACCGGCAAGCCGGACAGCTTCGGCGGGCCCTTCCTCGTGCCCAGCTACCGCGGCTCCTCCTTCCTCGACCCCAAGGGCCGCGGCGGCTCCACCGGATACGACAACGCCGTCGCGCTCCCCGCCGGAGGCAGAGGCGACGAGGAGGAGCTCCAGAAGGAGAACATCAAGAACGCCGCCTCGTCCACGGGCAACATCACGCTGAGCGTCACCAAGAGCAACCCGGACACCGGCGAGGTCATTGGCGTATTCGAGAGCGTGCAGCCGTCGGACACCGACCTCGGGGCTAAGGCGCCCAAGGATGTCAAGATCCAGGGGGTCTGGTACGCGCAGCTCGAGTGATTCGTTTTAACTGTTAGAGGCGTCGGACCGTCATGGAGAACTTTTGAGAGAGGAGGAGGAATCGTGTATGTAACTATTAATGCAAATTCGGGCTGTTGGTTTTTAATTTCAGTTTGGGtttcttctttctttcttgtgTACTCCAGTGGACTCCCGTGTGCAAACACGAAGAGTGGCTGTTTGACACCAGAGATTAATTGTTACTTCCTCCGTCTCAGATTATAATATATTTTGATCTTTTTAGATACACTTTTACTATATACTTAAACAGAAGTATATAttcagatgcacataaatatggtaatggatcacgatctaaATATTTCTTCGTAATAAGTTAGACCCTTAATTAATTTAAGTTCAAAAGTAAATAGGAATAAAGCTCGATCCTAATCTGATTCAgttcttaaattttatagtgtaaaatttagggaTCTAATTTAGTTCTTAAATTTTATAGAGTAAAATTTAGAGCTTGTTGTCATTCTAGATGAACACCATTTTATTATTTAAAATGGAGAAAAATATGTAGTTATATAAAAAATAGTCAGAAAAAGCTAGCTAAGCTCACACTAACATACTAGCTGAGCACAAGAGCTAAATAATCCATTGCTATAAACATACGAACCTGTTAGCCAAGCATCTAAATACTTAGAGATATATGGAAGAGATATATGGAAGAGAAAATAGGGCAAGTTTGATGACAAAGGAATTGAAGAGATCTATGGAAAAGAAAATCCCTTGCTATCCCTTCCAATTCTCTGTCACCATACAAGCCTATATAGGTTGATTATTAGCTAtctaactgtcggcgtttcgagaccggggggttccTAAGCCgaagagtgagtgtgccgcgtgccccagcccagatgggtcgagcgcgtgggcgagcgcgaaggggggaaagcgaggtggccggagacgggcgtgagagaggtggaaatcccgcggccttcgtgttcgtcccgcgcccaggtcgggtgcgcttccagtagggggttacaagcgtccacgcgggtgagggaagcgagcggccccaagagagcgtctgtcccgtcctcgttcccgcgcggccaaccttctctaagaaggccctggcccttccttttatagtcgtaaggagaggatccaggtgtacaatgggggtgtagcagagtgctacgtgtctagcggagggagagctagcgccctaagtacatgccaatgtggcagccggagagatcttggcaccctgctggcgtgatgtcgtggctgtcggaggagcaacggagcttggcggagggacagctgtcggagcggtcgagtcctcgcTGACGTCCCCctacttccgtaagggagctgagagccgccgtcgtcacagggcacgcggggcgccatcattgcctatctggcggagctagccagatgggacaccggtcttgttctctgcggcccgagtcggctcggggtagggtgatgatggcgctccctgttgacgtggcgggcccgcgcccgaggccgggcgacgttggggctcctccgaagctggggtcgagtctgtcttccgttgccgaggccgagcccaagcccctgggtcgggcgaggcggaggtcgttcggcagaggccagggcggagtccgagccctggggtcgggcgaagcgtagttcgtcgtcttctggggctgagcccgagtccgagccctgggtcggacggagcggagttcgccgtcttccgggtcttagcccgagtccgagccctgggtcgggcggagcggagttcgccgtcttccgggtctgagcccgagtccgagccctgggtcggacggagcggagttcgccgtcttccgggtcttagcccgagtccgagccctgggtcgggcggagcggagtttcccatggcgcctttggcagggcctgactgcctgtcagtctcactctgtcaagtggcactgcagtcggagtggcgcaggcggcgctgtccttctgtcagaccggtcagtggtgcggcgaagtgacggcggtcacttcggctctgccggggggcgcgtgtcaggataaaggtgtcaggccacctttgcgttaaatgctcctgcgactcggtcggtcggtgcggcgatttagtcagggttgcttcttagcgaaggcaaggcctcgggcgagccggagatgtgtccgccgttaaaggggggcctcgggcgagacggaagtccctcggggtcggctgcccttgtccgaggctaggctcggacgaggcgtgatcgagtcgctcgtatggactgatccctgacttaatcgcacccatcaggcctctgcagctttatgctgatgggggttaccagctgataattaggcgtcttgagggtacccctaattatggtccccgacagtagcccccgagcctccaagggagtgttagcactcgcttggaggctttcgtcgcacttttttgcaaggggaccagcctttctcggttgcattttgttccggtgggtgcgcgcgagcgcacccgccgggtgtagcccccgaggcctcggaggagtggtttcactccttcgaggtcttaatgccttgcgtaatgcttcggctggtctggttgttccctcatgcgaactggccgtagcccgggtgcacggtcggggcccaagctctcgggctggtatgttgacgctgtcaacggttcggctggagccgggtttgcgagagcagcccccgagcctccgcacagggcgagagggcgatcagggacatactcggctttttttcatacgcccctacgtcgcctttccgcaaggaggaggggggggagtgcgccatgttaccctcgatgggcaccgaacatggtgtctctggtgagctgcaagcgggtaatccgagtggacgtccgtgccccgttcgttgggggtcggctagggtccCAGagtcacgcccaaaagtacctgcgagtgatctgccagacccggtcccctggcgacggggtccgagggctcgatgcctccctccgatgggattccgttacaagatcgctcccgctggtctcggaaatgtcctagggtacctcgggagcgcagcccgagccttggttatgtatcgaacgtacccctggtcatcccttgctcggcgtctgaggcgactgtgaacccttcgggggccagccttcgaacccctaatcagtaatgggcgcggagcccgagtagcctgaggcggccgtggagcccttcggggggccggccttcgaacctctgaccagtagtgggtgtagggcccacgcgatctgaggcgactgttgaacccctcggagggccagtcttcgaacctctgatcagtagggggggctcggagcccggttccttcacagggaaggatccttttcggggtatccccctttcccggtccctgttgcaagagatagagaaagaggaaaaaaggaaaaggatatgaaatcgaacgacgtggcgtaccttttttggcgcggttattacggcgaaggcgaagcgtcgcccgcttctcctgccagaaacgccgcctgtcccgccgcggagttaatgcgacggggcgagtggttggcggggcggccgttgcgggtgcgcgagccgttcgagggacggatcacgggtgcgccgtcttcacgccgtgagaggaggctctcttgctgcccctggatgggacgtgagcctggctgacgacgtgaccgctgctcccgcccgcctgccaccgtcattactgccggcccactttcggccgcattgaccgtcgcgccaggctggcgccgctgggtcgcctcgagtcgcggcattggttccgcaaccgaagaggcgcgacggtggcgcaagtggcggtgcagttgcctgcatgcagcatccggcgcgccggttgcgtgacgcgtgggcctgggcctccatactggcgcgttgggagtcggagaagcgtgtccacttggcgcggttgcatgtcgcctgcatggctgcccactccttctgcccgttggtctgggcaaaagtggggggtcgcttgtaaccgctgggcggttgtgtgcaccacgcgcggcgctttggcttcttctgctctgagccggtttgcatgacatgcgggacccagcccccgcgccgcaggggagggccttggagcatgttggagaagactcagcccgtgacgtttgggggcgcacgtagggagagttgcctttaaaaggagggcgacccctttcggaaggcaaccatgtcttcttactcccttatgcgtcgcgtctttccaccttccaagcccccggatggggggcatccgccgtcttttcgcctcatcgttggaggaacgcaactccgcgggagttggtacctttcagccatcgttcggcttcaaggattttcatcatgcagcccggctgcacccctccaccggcggtcacccaagatggtgacctccagcttgatggtgggggaaagcgagctaggctgcggcctctgcccctccctcagcctcaaggattttcatcaccaaggctggggaggggagtgtgccgagttggggtcgaccCCTgcatgggcggtggcccgctccttcactcagtgatggggggaaggagcggttgtcgtccgtggcgctggcagctgcagcgtgcccggctttcggacgcgagtggcttcggagccgctcgtggcgccggcgtctgccacggcagctggaagaggttcttccgccggcgtgatagccagggccggccacggactgacctccaactctatggccttctgctcgtccttgcctcacaagttttggcatgggcgagggcctcctggcggcagcatccgccctgaggtcagtgctgccgctgttcggccccccggagcagaagtcgtcgtcgtcgccgctgctggagcaggtgacggcgcgccgttcgtcggtcttccgttgctccgcaggccttcccccatggagtggggttgttcgtacctgcggagggggaaccggagttccgtttgtgatggcaccttgaatgccagtgtgtttgttcattgtggctgtcaaggcctgaacatgtatgtaatttcggcacggagccgtgttttttcctcattttcgagcactaagtctcgcctgttgattatctgaaccgcttcaccaagcatgagtcgccccgtgtcaaggtgacgagtgaggtatccgtatcccggaggcataggattccctcggctcgatcggccttgttgtctgaggctcctctagcttagttaaagagacccctcggccgctcttcgatgagccgaggccaggggtagcgatatcagcacgaacagaggcagagttggctcgaaaatgaaaacctggttggccggagcctagccgggttgtccgtcagcgggaccgacgccggagttgaccagccgaggcctcggaccgggctggtgcccttggaagatggttagccgaggcccctggggtaaccggccgagccgcctgctcgggccggattcccggagaagtccctggaccgcgtcgccgtccgaggctgggtcggatcttGCTGATGGTGTTGtcaatgccgagggtgctacagccctcttccagcgtgaagacccgagcctgcaggatcagattgtcttgtagcgtgtgccttctgcggccgctgaggccagaaaacacaccctcgctgcgctgtaaagctgcgtctcctttcctcttatttcgagcatctggactttttgtcggtaacagggatgtttgtgcgagcgagagttgcttctcgcggaaggtgatgagtgaggtatccgtatcccggaggcgtgggagtccctcggctcggtcggccttgccgcttacgcgttctttcacccgtccatgaggccctgtcaccgactcagtcg is a genomic window of Zea mays cultivar B73 chromosome 5, Zm-B73-REFERENCE-NAM-5.0, whole genome shotgun sequence containing:
- the LOC100191684 gene encoding Oxygen-evolving enhancer protein 1, chloroplastic — its product is MAASLQVQAAATLMQPAKIGGRAPSASLPSSRPSSQLARAFGVDAGAARITCSLQSDVRDVASKCVDAAKLAGFALATSALLVSGASAEGTPKRLTYDEIQSKTYLEVKGTGTANQCPTIDGGVDSFPFKPGKYQMKKLCLEPTSFTVKAEGIAKNAPPEFQKTKLMTRLTYTLDEIEGPLEVASDGTLKFEEKDGIDYAAVTVQLPGGERVPFLFTVKQLVATGKPDSFGGPFLVPSYRGSSFLDPKGRGGSTGYDNAVALPAGGRGDEEELQKENIKNAASSTGNITLSVTKSNPDTGEVIGVFESVQPSDTDLGAKAPKDVKIQGVWYAQLE